From the Papaver somniferum cultivar HN1 chromosome 2, ASM357369v1, whole genome shotgun sequence genome, the window GTTCATGAGCCACTAGAATTTCATCTTGAATTGATCTTCCAGAGATGAAGGCAGACTGATTAGCACTAATAAGACCACCTAGCACATGCTTCATCCTTAAAGAAACTAAGAGGAAAAACTTATGGTGGTTCAAGCTCTGCAAATCGGGCGACACTGAGTTAActcattctaaaaaaaaaaatctttcaaaATACAAATCTCGTCATGATTAATTGATTTCTTTTGTTCACCTCGTATCTTTAGTCACTACAATGTTTAGCTTGATATTGATTTTAACTcttttagtttaatttattttcttttctcttcctaagtttatctttatttttctttatgttAACCTAATTCTTTTTGTTACTTTCAACAAGATGATTTTCTTTCTGATTCCTTTAACTAATAGATTCTTAAATTCTGTTGTAGGGTTTTCCTTTCATTCAAAATGGTAGGCATCCATTTTTGGACGTTTGCttggtttcatcttcttctgacaATATTATTATTGCAACCAAAGATAGTATTGATTTCAATTTCGAAAGCAGTTTTGCATACCATCAACCAAAAGATGGTATGTATCAGTATTTTCCAGTATTATAGTTTAGATCATGTGTATGATCACAATGATGGCAGTGAGTTCATCAAATTAGTTTCAGTTGGTAGTGATTTCATCAATTCTGATTCATGTTGGCCAATCCGAGAGAAAcggtttcaaaatttgaatttccaAAATTCAAACTTTCCCCCTATAATTATGCGTAATGGGAGGACATGCAAACCATTATTGTCTATGTTGGAGTTGACTAATTTTAAGATAAATGCTAGATATTTTTTCCCATTactggagaatattttcttagctaatatatctcaagatAGTTATAACGGTATAACTATTTTTAGTTATTCTGGATATACTTATCATCTTTATATCAAGAGGAAAGCAAGACTTGTTCGTATAATTTTTTCTGAAAGAATATCTCAAACTTCAGAGAACTGTGCAATGGCTTCTACTTATAACACACAGGTTTCGATTATCACATATCAAATGCAGAAAACTAAGATTCGATATTTCAGTTCCAAACAGTTAAGGCATGCAGTGGGTTCTACAAGAGCTCTTGCAGTTGCTATAGAAGAATGGAGTAATACACTTCTAGGAAAATTGTACTCAAAAGAGCCAATGGAAACCGATATTATGCGACAGGAAATCAAGTTGATATGAAAACAATATAAAGTAAAATAACTTCGTGCAAtggataaaaatatttttatttttaagtttgcATCAAATGAAATATTGGAAGCAGTTCTCAAGAAAGGTCTATTGAATGTTAAGAAGTGTCACCTGAATCTTGTCAAACATGACACCTCCATTTCTATCCAAGATCATGATTTTTCTCATCAGGAATCGAATGTGCAATTCCAAAATATTCTTCTAGAACATCATTCAGTTCAAGTGATTGATGAAGCTTTGATAGAGTTGGGGCCTAAGATCTGGGCAGTCCCAGAAAATTGTCGACATGGTTTTGGTTCTATGATTACTGAAAAAGTTAAAATTGATCTCAAAAAATCTATATTTAGAGGAGGCTGGTGGAACACGGCATCAGGTGGAGTAACCTGGATTAGATATCACTGCCTGAGGCAATCACATATTATTTGTCAAAATTGTTTTACTGTTGATCATAATGATGAGGAATGTGAAAATACAGCTCTGGATTTAAAAATAAGAAGATACACCAATGAGGAATATGTTAACTACTGTCACAATCTTGCAAGAGCTTATCGGGTAGAAATATCAGAAGACTTAGATCAGATGCCGAACCAAATATGTGAAGCTAGTCGAAAACAAATGGAGGAAAAAGAGAAAGCCgaggaacaagaagaagcaaGGAAAGCAAAAATATCTAGAAGTGAAGAACAAGTGAAAGAGATTACTATTGGTCATGTTTTTAGTCCTGTGATTCATTCGAATGATATTCACAAGAGCTCATAATACTGGAAATAATGATAATATGGAAAGTTTTGATGGCATGGAGCATGACTTGGCTGAGGAAGGAGAACCAAATGCAAGAGAGTACTCCCATGAAATGAAGGAAGCCACTGCTTCTTGGCTAATTTTCTTAACTTCTTTTTCTGTGCATTTATATTTTCAATTCCTTTTTCACTCAAATTTTATTATTCAACCATGAAAATTTTAGCATGGAATGTCTAAGGATTAGCAAAAAAATTCACTAGAGACCAACTTTTTGTCTTAGTTAAAAAGCAATCcccatattttatttttctctcaGAAACTAAAGTTGATAGTGCTAGTATGCTTTCTCTAGCAAATTCTCTTAAATATTGCAATCATGTTTATATAGATAGGGTTGATCTGGCTGGAGGGATTCTCCTTATGTGGAAGGATGGTATTCACTGTGAAGTTCAGAATGTCTCAAACAATATGATTCATGTTATCACTAAACTAAAACCTAATAAACTAGATGTTTTCATTACATTTATGTATGGATCAACTTATTTTGATAGGAAAAAGGAACAGTGGGAGTTCATGATGGAAATCAGTGAAAATATACTTCAACCATGGTTAGTGATAGGTGATCttaattttcatcttcatgaATCTTATGAGGCCTCTAACTTTTCTACTGAAGACAAGTATGTCTAGGAAAAATTGAATTCTTGTGGTCTTATGGATCTTGGATATAATGGTAAGCATTTCACATGGTCAAGAAGCAGATTTGGTACTCGCAGTAGGAAATCTAGAATAGATATGGCCTTAGATAATAGTCATTGGTGTAACTGCTATCCTGGGGCTAAAATTTTACATTTAGTAACAGCAGGTATCATTCCCCAATCCTTTTAGTGAAAACTGATATAATTAGGAATACCTGGAGGCCTTTTAAGTTCTTTTTTGTGTGGATGAAACATTCTTCCTTCAAGAATCAACTTAATATAGCTTGGAAATCTGAAGTCTCTGGTTCTGCTGCTTTTAAACTTACTAGTAAACATCATAATACTAGGAAGAGATTATCTCACTGGAATAAAATTGAGTTCGGAGATATTGATAGAAATATCAATAATTTACAGAATCAACTTGAGACTGTCCAAAATGAGCAGTTTTCTGTTTCTCAACATGATAATATAGTTTCTCTCACTAAGAAACTGGATGAATGATTTAACGTTAAGGCTGAATTTTATAAACAGAAGTCAGGTAATATTTTTATAAATGAAATGGATCATAATACTAAACTTTCACACATTAGAAAATAGAAGGatgtttaaaaaaaatattgattGCTATGTGATGCTAATGGTTTTTGGTTTAATGATAGTAAAGATATTGCTAATATGCTTGTTGATCATTTTTCTCATGTTAGTAAAGCTTCAAATCCTAATCTTGGTGAGAATAGTTTTGATATCATTCCTACTATAATTACTGCTCATGACAATATCCAACTTACTAGAATTCCAACTAGTGAAGAAATATTTCAGACCATCAAGCATATGTTCCCTTGGAgttctcctggtccagatgggttTCAATCTAGATTCTATCATTATAACTGGGACATTGTTGGTAAGGATGTCACAGATGTTGTTCAAGGTTTCTTTGAATCTGGTCATATGCCTACTGAATTCAATACAACTTATCTTAGTTTAATTCCGAAATGCGACAATGTTATAAGTCATGTTGATTTTAGACCTATAGGATTATGCAATACTATTTATAAGGTTATCTCTAAGATAATTGCTGACAGAATTAAACCTCATTTAAAGCATCTAATTTTTCCTTACCAAGCTGCCTTTGTACCAAGAAGGGATATCCATGACAATATTATTGTTTCTCATGAGATGATCCATACTATGAAACATAAAGAAGGCTATAGTGGAACCATGGCTATAAAACTTGACATATTTAAGGCTTTTGATAGGATTGAATGGAACTTTTTTCTAGGTGTTCTTAAGGAATTTGGCTTTGATGATAAATTCTTTGGTTATATTGATCAATGCATTTCCACGACTAATATATATGTTTTGTTGAATGGATCTCCTACTCATTCTTATACTCCTTCTAGAGGTGTTGGACAAGGTGATCCAGTATCACCCTATTTTTTCATATTATGTATAGAATATTTGTATAGACTTTTATTGAATGCTAAGACTAACCATCTTATTTCAGGAGTAAAATCAGCTAGGAATGTACCAGATATTACCCATCTAATGTTTGCTGATGATATTCGTATATTTTCAAAAGAAGACATGCACAATATTAATGGTATTATGGAGGTGTTTGATTCTTTTGGCAGAGTATCTGGTTAAGTTCTTAATCTGGATAAATCTAGTGTTTATTTCAGTCACAATATTAGTCCCAGTTATAGAGAGATTCTAGCTAGAGAACTTACAATGACTGAAATGAAGGATACAAATACATATCTAGGTGTGTCTCTTTTTATAGtaagaaataaaacaaaagcTTTTAGACCTGTCATGCAATCTTTTGGTTGTAGACTGAAAACTTGGAAAGTGAAGACTATGAATCAATCTGCTAgaaccactatggtaaagcatGTTTTAAATACTATCCAATTTATTAAATGAGTAGTTTTAGAATTCCTAAAACTATGATAAATCAGATGGAATCTATACAAAAACATTTTTGGTGGGGTCATAGTAATAATAAAGGTCTTTGCCTTATAGGATAGAACAAGCTTAGCATACCCAAGGCATTATGTGGTCTTGGCTTTAGAAATCTGGAGCATTTCAATTCTGCATTGTTAACTAAGATAGCTTGGAAAGATTTTAATGAAGATAATTCTCATTGTATGCAGATTGTCAGAGCTAAATATGGCAAAAATGGTACTCTACTTCATTAGAAAAACTAAAAGATGATAATTCTTGGTTATGGAGAAGTATCTACTCTGGGATTGAAATTTTTCAACAACATTCTATGTAGATAGTTCAATGTGGAACTAAAATAAACATCTGGCTAGATAATTGGATTATTGGATTTAATAGTCCACCTGTCCCAATCATGGGTCTTTCTAGTATTGTTACTTTTACTCTTGTGTGTGATTTTTTTCTCCCTAAGACTAGAGTTTGGAATGAGCAACTAATACACTCTCTTTTTAGCCATTAAACTGCTACTGCCATCCTTAGTATGAATGTCCCTACAACTAGTGAAGACTATCTTATTTGGAAACTAGATAAGAAAGGTAAGTTTTCTGTCAAAAGTGCTTATCACACTCTTTGTGCCTGGCAGGTTAATGACACAATCAGTGGTGACACTATTCCAAAAGAAGTTTGGAAGAATCTCTGGAAGACTAAAATTCCTCACAGagtgcaaccctttgtttggaaaTACATAAAAGATATTGTCCCTGTCAGGGATAAAATAGCTAGATACAAAAATGATGTAGAACTTTATTGTGTTTTGTGCAATCATAGTGCTGAAATTACTGGCCATCTGTTAATTGATTGTTATTATGATAAGGAAATATAGAATGGTTTGAATATTGATATTTCAGTTGTTTGCCATAATTTTGCATCTTTTGAACATTGGGTAATAACTTGGTTTTCTACAGGTAATATTGAATAATATCAAAGGGATTCTGGCTCTGACTTAAATGTAATCAGATTCATGTGCGTGTACCATCTGGTACATTTGGAAAGACAGATGTAGCTTATTATTTCAAGATGTTAAACCAAGTGTTCAGAATACAGTCATTAGAATTCACAATCTGGTGCAGCAATGTAATTTTGTTGTTAGTTCTGTCACAATGAATATGAACAGTAATATGGCTATAATAAATGGATTCCACCAGATGAAGGGTTCATTAAAATTAATATTGATGCTTCATATATATTTGATACAAGAAAAGGCAGCATTGGTCTAATTGCTCGTGATTTTGCAGGAAAAGCTTTAGGAGTTCAAGGATGGAACTTGGAGGAAGAGGTGGAAGCTGAGGTTGGACCTAAATATTTTGAATGTAAATCTCTAGTCAAGGTAGTGGAGTGGATGGAATATTATGGCTTCAATAAAGTTAATTTTGAGATGGACTGCGAGAATGTGGTGAACTCAATCTGCAGAGATGATTCTCTTGTTCACTGGTTCAATCACCACTTAATTCTATCAGTTAAGAATAAATTTTTAGGTAAAAATTATTGGTTTTGTAAGACAGTTCATAGACAAGGCAATAGTGTGGCTCATGCTCTGGCTAGAAAGGCCAGGGTTGATaatcaaaacttttatttctatTTAAATTATCCTCCTGACATTGTCAGATGGGTAGAAGAAGACGTTTctctgtttaatcaataaaattcttttagtatcaaaaaaaaaatccttaaagAAATAATCTTAGTAATGTATTTGTACATTACATTACAGCAAGAAATATGCCTATAGTCCTTGACAGAGTTAGGATTCTCTTTCTTAACCACCAGAGTTAGAAATGTGTTATTTACCTCTTTAAGGAGCTTAGAGTGTTTGAAGAAATTCTGAACATCAGCAGTAAAATCATCTCCCAAAATACTCCAGCAAGTCTTAAAAAACCAGCTAGAGAAGTCATCAGGTCCAGGGGCTTTATTAGAACCAATAGTAGATAAGGCAACCACCACTTCATCTCTAATAACAGGTCTAATCAGGTTACACCTACGCTCATCACTCAACAAATTatcaaaatttaaaaaatcaagAAGTTCAGAGTCATCCACAAAATAACTGTCAGAATCATCAAATAAGGAGGAGTAAAAGTCAATACATTCCTCAGCTAtctccttatcctcctgatgaAACACATTCTCTCTAGACATCAAAGTGAGAATATTATTCCTAGAATGTCTCTCCTTCATACAATTATGAAAAAATATGGCATTTGAGTCTCCCAGATCAATCCATTTGACTCTAGATTTTTGCTTAGCTACATATTCCTCATACCTAGTAACTTTAGCATAATGTTTAATGGCGACATTCTCCTGCTGAGCTGACTCCACATATAAAGGATGTTGTTGAATATGTTGTTGTATGGTGTATAACACAGATTTAGCATGTTCCACTTGGGCAGGAATACTTCTGAATCTCTCTCTCTTCCACTGAATAATTCAAGCTTTAACCTTCTTGAGCTTCGTAACAAAAACAAACATAGGGTTCCCTCTCACAGGTTCTTTCCAAATAGTTCTAATCATTTCCAGAAAGTCAGGCTCCTCAATCATAAAATTGTAGAATATAAAGGGGGGAGGACCATGAACTCTATCTTCAAAAATAGAAACCACCATAGGGGAATGATCAGAAATTCCATCTTCCAggaaaacaactttagaatcagaAAACCTAGTCACCCACTCCATATTAACAATAGCTCTGTCTAGCTTAGATAAGATCTTTCTCTCAT encodes:
- the LOC113352411 gene encoding uncharacterized protein LOC113352411; the protein is MPDWQFTDNYSNNDPGRIWIGWNPVEVSVSTLYASDQVIFVQIVTSRGFQFAVGFGYVDGSLTPNNYLDFWNCTQDSFLFDLAYSGCFYTWTNGHTDERKILSKLDRAIVNMEWVTRFSDSKVVFLEDGISDHSPMVVSIFEDRVHGPPPFIFYNFMIEEPDFLEMIRTIWKEPWKRERFRSIPAQVEHAKSVLYTIQQHIQQHPLYVESAQQENVAIKHYAKVTRYEEYVAKQKSRVKWIDLGDSNAIFFHNCMKERHSRNNILTLMSRENVFHQEDKEIAEECIDFYSSLFDDSDSYFVDDSELLDFLNFDNLLSDERRCNLIRPVIRDEVVVALSTIGSNKAPGPDDFSSWFFKTCWSILGDDFTADVQNFFKHSKLLKERNVFFYPSDNVRRII